TCCACTTGCAGGACGTTCGTCAGTATGTCCTTCAGCTCCTCGCCAAAGTGATGCGCGAACTTGTATTTGCCCGCGACGATCCTCTCGTAGATCTTCATGGGGTCGTGCCCGTAGAAAGGCGGATATCCCGCGTTCATCTCGTAAATCAGCACGCCAAAGCTCCACCAGTCGACGGCTTTGCCGTAGCCCTTCGACAGGATCACTTCAGGCGCCAGATATTCCGGGGTGCCACACAGTGTCCACGTGCGGCTGTCCACCATTTTGCAAAAGCCGAAGTCGGTCATCCTGATGTAGCCGGAATTCTGTATCAGGATATTCTCCGGCTTCAGGTCCCGATAGATCAAGCAGCAGTGGTGCAGATATTCCAAGGCTAGGGCTACTTGAGCGGCATAGAACCTCGCCAGCGATTCGTCGAACTTTCCCATACGTCTGAGGTGGGTGAACATCTCGCCGCCTTGCGCGAACGGCAACACCATGTACACGTAAGAGTTGTCCTTAAAACAGGAATTGAAATATCAGCACGTTATACGTCCGATTCAAATCAAGtatgtaagaaataaattaatttcgtctGTTTGAGAGAGTTTTCTGCGTATTTGAGGTTCGAAGAACTAACGGTGTCGTTACTTCGATTCTCGAATCCTTGCCTTGAAGCAGAACTCCATGAAGACTATGAAAGGGAAGCTGATGCATTGCAGGATCCGCTTTTCGTTACGTGTGTGATCCACTTGCTTCATCTTGACAAGTTTCCCTTTGTCGAGGATCTTCATGGCATGATACGTGGACGTCGTTTTGTGCTTGACGAGAACGACGCGG
This genomic stretch from Monomorium pharaonis isolate MP-MQ-018 chromosome 4, ASM1337386v2, whole genome shotgun sequence harbors:
- the LOC105830981 gene encoding cAMP-dependent protein kinase catalytic subunit beta, which translates into the protein MVDTERERMFKEYNEILDDLKTLFMEKWKIKFDDNAKSDDFERFRTVGTGAFGRVVLVKHKTTSTYHAMKILDKGKLVKMKQVDHTRNEKRILQCISFPFIVFMEFCFKDNSYVYMVLPFAQGGEMFTHLRRMGKFDESLARFYAAQVALALEYLHHCCLIYRDLKPENILIQNSGYIRMTDFGFCKMVDSRTWTLCGTPEYLAPEVILSKGYGKAVDWWSFGVLIYEMNAGYPPFYGHDPMKIYERIVAGKYKFAHHFGEELKDILTNVLQVDLTRRYGNLKDGSMDIKRHQWFQSIDWVEIYYQRVQPSFIPHCSNSGDTSNFDHYDEIPLDVSSFDQYGKEFANF